A genomic segment from Corylus avellana chromosome ca5, CavTom2PMs-1.0 encodes:
- the LOC132180932 gene encoding histone-lysine N-methyltransferase ATXR2: protein METVCPVDAQFGNEISALLNPPSPLQVQGYFEDLISTRQWRGIKVKQNGEFGKGVYADMDFKEGELVLKDQMLVGAQHYSNKIDCLVCSFCFRFIGSIELQIGRRLYLQDIGVSVNHGSDMETFKHISSDCYGTDSCDGKYNSHLKNFDNLGNCASSSSKEIFSIPREVVESLMNGELVLPHSKEFSLPSAVPCPGGCGEAYYCSKSCAEADWELSHSLLCTGERSESLCRKALMKFIQHANETNDIFLLAGKVIASTILRYRKLKATHLKEQKKSATPNISDCLDISLLLEAWKPISMGHKRRWWDCVALPDDVDCSDEAAFRMEIRELAFTSLQLLKAAIFDKECEPLFSLEIYGHIIGLFELNNLDLVVASPVEDYFLYIDDLPYPEKQEAEKITRPFLDALGDDYSVCCQGTAFFPLQSCMNHSCHPNAKAFKREEDRDGQAAIISLKPICKGEEVTISYVDEDLPFEERQALLADYGFKCKCPKCLAEEP, encoded by the exons ATGGAGACCGTGTGTCCGGTCGACGCTCAGTTCGGCAATGAAATCTCTGCTCTTCTCAATCCTCCTTCTCCTCTTCAAGTTCag GGGTATTTCGAGGATCTTATATCGACGAGGCAATGGCGTGGTATCAAAGTGAAACAAAATGGAGAGTTTGGAAAGG GTGTCTACGCTGACATGGACTTCAAGGAAGGGGAGCTTGTTTTGAAAGACCAGATGCTTGTGGGTGCTCAACATTATTCAAACAAg ATTGACTGTTTAGTATGTAGCTTCTGTTTTCGTTTTATTGGTTCAATAGAACTTCAAATTGGAAGGAGGCTTTATTTGCAAGATATAGGAGTTTCTGTGAATCATGGATCTGATATGGAAACCTTTAAACACATATCAAGTGATTGCTATGGGACTGATTCCTGTGACGGAAAATACAATTCCCATTTGAAAAACTTTGACAACTTGGGAAACTGTGCTTCTAGCAGTTCCAAAGAGATATTTAGCATCCCTAGAGAAGTTGTGGAATCATTAATGAATGGTGAATTGGTGTTGCCTCACTCCAAAGAGTTCTCCTTGCCTTCAGCTGTTCCATGTCCTGGTGGATGTGGAGAAGCTTACTACTGCAG CAAATCATGTGCAGAGGCTGATTGGGAATTGTCTCATTCCTTACTTTGCACTGGGGAGAGGTCAGAATCATTATGCAGGAAGGCACTTATGAAATTTATACAACATGCTAATG AAACAAATGATATTTTCCTCCTTGCTGGAAAG GTTATCGCTTCCACCATATTAAGGTACAGGAAGCTGAAAGCAACTCATCTCAAAGAACAAAAGAAGTCTGCTACACCTAATATTTCAGACTGCTTGGATATATCTTTACTCTTGGAGGCATGGAAGCCAATATCAATGGGACACAAAAGAAG GTGGTGGGACTGCGTTGCATTGCCAGATGATGTTGATTGTTCTGATGAAGCTGCTTTCAGGATGGAGATAAGAGAGCTAGCATTTACG TCACTACAACTTCTCAAGGCAGCCATCTTTGACAAGGAATGTGAGCCAT TGTTTTCCCTGGAGATATATGGGCATATCATTGGCTTGTTTGAGCTGAATAATCT tGATTTGGTTGTAGCATCCCCTGTGGAGGATTACTTTTTGTACATTGATGATCTTCCATATCCTGAAAAG CAAGAAGCTGAGAAAATTACGCGACCATTTCTTGATGCTCTTGGAGATGACTATTCAGTTTGTTGCCAGG GAACTGCTTTTTTCCCTTTGCAAAGTTGTATGAACCATTCCTGTCATCCTAATGCGAAAGCATTCAAAAGAGAAGAG GACCGAGATGGCCAAGCTGCAATAATTTCACTCAAGCCCATCTGCAAGGGAGAAGAG GTTACCATTTCATATGTAGATGAGGACCTTCCATTTGAAGAGAGGCAGGCATTACTTGCTGATTATGGTTTCAAATGCAAGTGCCCCAAGTGCTTAGCTGAGGAgccatga
- the LOC132180532 gene encoding peroxisome biogenesis protein 22 isoform X1, translating to MAESSKEELVQLIKRFGAYLTVKISNLLPISLQNLNSRSFGAIAGLAVAIVFTWRLLRSPSQPQRRQPKRQAGTPGSSGVSTPSNVNLVPPGVSPSLEDSRAQNVVDEFFQPVKPTLGQIVRQKLSEGRKVTCRLVGVILEESSPEEIQKQATVRSSVLEVLLEITKFCDLYLMERVVDDESERKVLQALEDAGVFTSGGLVKDKVLFCSTENGRTSFVRQLEPDWHIDSNPEIVTQLARFIKYQLHISPTRPERTAPNVFSAPSLEQFFGCV from the exons ATGGCAGAGTCGTCGAAAGAAGAGCTGGTCCAGCTGATCAAGCGCTTCGGGGCTTATCTCACCGTCAAGATTTCCAATCTCCTTCCGATCTCCCTTCAGAACCTG AATTCACGATCTTTCGGGGCTATTGCGGGGCTTGCTGTTGCAATAGTCTTCACTTGGAGGCTTTTGAGATCACCTAGTCAACCTCAGAGAAGGCAACCCAAACGACAGGCTGGAACACCTGGTAGTTCTGGTGTCAGTACCCCTTCAAATGTAAACTTGGTACCTCCCGGAGTTTCTCCATCCTTGGAGGATTCAAGAGCACAAAATGTTGTTGATGAGTTCTTTCAGCCGGTGAAG CCAACTTTGGGGCAAATTGTAAGGCAGAAATTGAGTGAAGGAAGAAAG GTAACATGTCGTTTGGTTGGAGTAATTCTTGAGGAAAGTAGTCCAGAGGAGATTCAG AAACAAGCAACTGTGAGGTCCTCTGTGCTGGAAGTACTATTGGAAATCACAAAATTTTGTGATCTTTACCTCATGGAAAGAGTTGTGGATGATGAAAGTGAA AGAAAAGTTCTGCAAGCTTTGGAAGATGCTGGGGTTTTCACATCCGGTGGTTTGGTCAAAGACAAG GTTCTTTTCTGTAGTACAGAGAATGGGCGGACATCTTTCGTACGGCAATTGGAACCAGATTGGCATATTGACTCAAACCCTGAAATCGTCACTCAGTTAGCT AGATTCATCAAATACCAACTTCACATATCTCCTACCAGACCCGAACGAACCGCTCCGAACGTATTTAGCGCTCCATCCTTGGAACAGTTCTTTGGATGTGTTTGA
- the LOC132180532 gene encoding peroxisome biogenesis protein 22 isoform X2: MAESSKEELVQLIKRFGAYLTVKISNLLPISLQNLNSRSFGAIAGLAVAIVFTWRLLRSPSQPQRRQPKRQAGTPGSSGVSTPSNVNLVPPGVSPSLEDSRAQNVVDEFFQPVKPTLGQIVRQKLSEGRKRKVLQALEDAGVFTSGGLVKDKVLFCSTENGRTSFVRQLEPDWHIDSNPEIVTQLARFIKYQLHISPTRPERTAPNVFSAPSLEQFFGCV; this comes from the exons ATGGCAGAGTCGTCGAAAGAAGAGCTGGTCCAGCTGATCAAGCGCTTCGGGGCTTATCTCACCGTCAAGATTTCCAATCTCCTTCCGATCTCCCTTCAGAACCTG AATTCACGATCTTTCGGGGCTATTGCGGGGCTTGCTGTTGCAATAGTCTTCACTTGGAGGCTTTTGAGATCACCTAGTCAACCTCAGAGAAGGCAACCCAAACGACAGGCTGGAACACCTGGTAGTTCTGGTGTCAGTACCCCTTCAAATGTAAACTTGGTACCTCCCGGAGTTTCTCCATCCTTGGAGGATTCAAGAGCACAAAATGTTGTTGATGAGTTCTTTCAGCCGGTGAAG CCAACTTTGGGGCAAATTGTAAGGCAGAAATTGAGTGAAGGAAGAAAG AGAAAAGTTCTGCAAGCTTTGGAAGATGCTGGGGTTTTCACATCCGGTGGTTTGGTCAAAGACAAG GTTCTTTTCTGTAGTACAGAGAATGGGCGGACATCTTTCGTACGGCAATTGGAACCAGATTGGCATATTGACTCAAACCCTGAAATCGTCACTCAGTTAGCT AGATTCATCAAATACCAACTTCACATATCTCCTACCAGACCCGAACGAACCGCTCCGAACGTATTTAGCGCTCCATCCTTGGAACAGTTCTTTGGATGTGTTTGA
- the LOC132182950 gene encoding cyclin-U1-1 codes for MLATGGYNNQIRQPEPEPGSAETTTPRVLTILSSVLEKLVARNDQLVECLSQQLDELSLYSSGRVGKSLNAFDGVRAPSISIPKYLERLYKYTSCSPSCFVVGYVYIDRLLHRHPDSLVISLNVHRLLVTSVMVASKMLDDVHYNNAFYARVGGVSNAELNRLELELLFLLDFGVTVSSRVFESYCLHLEKEMLLNGIGQKIERALIPSAVDDLTEISIEDAQSSSPPQIVD; via the exons ATGTTAGCTACCGGTGGGTATAATAACCAAATCCGGCAACCGGAGCCGGAGCCGGGCAGCGCAGAGACCACCACGCCGAGAGTGCTAACCATATTGTCTTCCGTTTTAGAGAAGCTGGTGGCTCGAAATGACCAGCTGGTGGAGTGCTTGAGCCAGCAGCTGGATGAGTTAAGCTTATACAGCTCGGGTCGGGTTGGGAAGAGCTTGAATGCTTTTGATGGCGTGAGAGCACCAAGCATAAGCATACCCAAGTACCTGGAGAGGCTATACAAGTACACGAGTTGCAGTCCATCTTGTTTTGTGGTTGGATATGTGTATATAGACAGGCTGCTTCACAGGCACCCTGACTCCCTCGTCATTTCCTTGAATGTGCATAGATTACTTGTTACAAGCGTTATGGTTGCTTCTAAGATGCTAGATGATGt GCATTACAACAATGCATTTTATGCTCGGGTTGGAGGGGTAAGCAATGCTGAATTAAACAGGCTGGAGCTGGAATTGCTTTTTCTGTTGGATTTTGGAGTTACAGTGAGCTCTCGGGTTTTTGAGAGCTACTGCTTGCACTTGGAAAAAGAAATGTTATTGAATGGCATCGGGCAGAAGATTGAAAGGGCATTAATTCCCAGTGCTGTGGATGATTTGACTGAAATATCAATAGAAGATGCACAGAGTTCTTCACCCCCTCAGATAGTGGACTGA
- the LOC132180785 gene encoding uncharacterized protein LOC132180785 has protein sequence MFGGPVTVPSNSPHLRKSGSRPVFSDLGTGELENGVEEGFLHSIEANDMKGVSTPVSTAAIMPSPILLWRFKVLLLFVWGFCCCKIGWASVMRMGADLRDLFLYEAFLYYNPLLLVTMMVWLWGINLWFFSQANVNYAKIFDLDQNHLTHREIWKCATWMTIIVPTSMTAYLYLYSHGEVSLAASQPVFLYCGVAMVLIFPFDIFYLSSRYYLLRTLWRILLPLQAISFSDFFLADILTSMAKVFSDLERSVCRMVHRQVATIAWFEADSVCGSHSVAIPVILVLPYLFRFFQCLRQYKDTGEKTAVLNALKYSTAVPVIFLSALKYHVFPDRWTSFYRPLWLLSSVLNSLYSFYWDVTRDWDLSGFTRIFKFNKPHLCSNLLHGRKWVYFWVIGSNLVMRCTWTYKLSAHLRHNYLTVFGITALEIFRRFQWIFFRVENELNKMNSKSNIQLSMNDIPNEEEKKLLDSSVHSV, from the exons ATGTTTGGAGGTCCTGTGACAGTTCCTTCCAATAGCCCACACTTACGGAAGTCTGGAAGCAGACCTGTTTTCTCTGATCTTG GTACTGGTGAGCTGGAAAATGGTGTTGAGGAAGGTTTCTTGCATTCAATAGAGGCAAATGATATGAAGGGTGTGAGTACACCAGTGAGCACTGCAGCAATCATGCCATCGCCTATTTTATTATGGAGATTCAAG GTACTGTTACTCTTTGTCTGGGGTTTCTGTTGTTGCAAG ATTGGATGGGCTTCTGTAATGAGAATGGGTGCTGACTTAAGGGATTTGTTTCTATATGAGGCATTTTTGTATTACAATCCTCTTCTTCTTGTG ACTATGATGGTTTGGCTTTGGGGTATCAATTTGTGGTTTTTTTCCCAAGCCAATGTCAATTATGCAAAAATTTTTGATCTTGATCAAAATCATCTAACTCACAGAGAAATTTGGAAG TGTGCTACATGGATGACCATCATTGTGCCAACTAGCATGACagcttatctttatctttattctCATGGAGAAGTATCTTTGGCTGCTTCACAACCA GTGTTCTTATATTGTGGTGTTGCAATGGTTTTGATATTcccttttgatattttttatttgtcatcCCGCTATTACTTGTTAAGGACTCTTTGGCGTATACTTCTACCACTACAG GCAATatcattttctgattttttcttAGCTGATATCTTGACCTCCATGGCAAAG GTTTTCTCAGATTTGGAGCGTTCAGTATGTAGAATGGTCCATCGACAG GTTGCCACTATAGCATGGTTTGAAGCTGATTCTGTTTGTGGCAGTCACTCTGTTGCAATCCCTGTAATTCTTGTTTTGCCTTACCTTTTTCGTTTCTTCCAATGTCTTCGGCAATACAAGGATACTGGGGAGAAAACAGCCGTTCTGAATG CTTTAAAATATTCGACGGCAGTACCAGTGATTTTTCTTTCAGCCCTTAAATATCATGTCTTCCCTGATAGGTGGACAAGCTTTTATCGGCCTCTCTGGCTTCTCTCTAGTGTTTTGAATTCTTTGTACTCATTCTACTGGGATGTGACCCGAGACTGGGACTTGAG TGGCTTCACTCGGATATTCAAGTTCAACAAACCTCATCTCTGCTCAAACCTGTTACATGGACGAAAATGG GTTTATTTTTGGGTGATCGGAAGCAATCTTGTAATGCGTTGCACATGGACATACAAGTTGTCTGCACATCTTCGCCATAATTACCTAACCGTTTTCGGGATCACTGCCTTGGAGATTTTCCGCCGCTTTCAGTGGATTTTCTTCCGTGTGGAAAATGAGTTGAATAAGATGAACTCCAAGTCAAATATCCAGCTTTCAATGAATGACATCCCAAATGAGGAAGAGAAGAAGTTGCTTGATTCTAGTGTGCACAGTGTATAG